A genomic stretch from Nocardia wallacei includes:
- a CDS encoding TetR/AcrR family transcriptional regulator, with translation MPEPVSTVRQLPRGRHGLPRATVVAAQRDRILTAMADAMAENGYVGTSVAAIIKRAGVSRETFYEQFRSKEDCFEAAYERAVRLLLDRITEAARALADSDSGLEVRMRALLTAYLDGLASEPAYARLYLVEVYAVGPKALARRALLQESFVEMLAETLGARTEPQRFACQALVAALSSMVTTRVAADDTAGLHALREPMLELVRRSGDLFGAAPAEQPVFSRG, from the coding sequence ATGCCAGAGCCGGTCAGCACCGTTCGCCAGCTGCCCCGCGGCCGTCACGGCCTGCCCCGAGCGACGGTGGTCGCGGCGCAGCGCGACCGCATCCTGACCGCGATGGCCGACGCGATGGCCGAGAACGGTTATGTGGGAACGTCGGTGGCCGCGATCATCAAACGGGCCGGGGTGTCCCGCGAGACCTTCTACGAGCAGTTCCGTTCCAAGGAGGACTGTTTCGAGGCGGCGTACGAGCGGGCGGTCCGCCTGCTGCTGGACCGCATCACGGAAGCGGCTCGGGCGCTGGCGGATTCGGACTCGGGGCTGGAGGTCCGGATGCGCGCGCTGCTGACCGCGTATCTGGACGGCCTGGCGAGCGAGCCCGCGTACGCGCGGCTGTACCTCGTCGAGGTGTACGCCGTGGGGCCGAAGGCCCTGGCTCGCCGGGCACTGCTGCAGGAGTCGTTCGTAGAGATGCTGGCCGAGACGCTCGGGGCCCGGACCGAACCGCAGCGTTTCGCGTGCCAGGCGCTGGTCGCCGCGCTGAGCTCGATGGTGACCACCCGCGTCGCCGCCGACGACACGGCCGGGCTGCACGCGCTGCGCGAGCCGATGCTGGAACTGGTGCGCCGCAGCGGTGACCTGTTCGGCGCGGCCCCGGCCGAACAGCCGGTCTTCTCCCGCGGCTGA
- a CDS encoding peptidase, whose amino-acid sequence MRSNDQVLVTPFQAQGLLRGFLIGGRWPDTTKEWAQLLVLAVRVASLPGLLSTSTVFGAREDLPDDPDPGTVGLVLAEGPVLGEEAVEPGRFAEHAPPALIMLHPPSETRPSLPECAAAASGCVLLPGVPHLGLEHRAAWVETELDGTVTTMVSRVGVDPISDPDTAVLAMLLAA is encoded by the coding sequence ATGCGCAGCAACGATCAGGTACTGGTGACGCCCTTCCAGGCGCAGGGCCTGCTACGGGGTTTTCTCATCGGCGGCCGCTGGCCCGACACCACCAAGGAGTGGGCGCAGTTGCTCGTGCTCGCCGTGCGCGTCGCCAGTCTGCCGGGCCTGCTGTCCACCTCCACGGTCTTCGGCGCGCGCGAGGACCTGCCCGACGACCCGGACCCGGGCACAGTGGGCCTGGTGCTGGCCGAGGGCCCGGTACTGGGTGAGGAGGCCGTCGAGCCCGGCCGCTTCGCCGAGCACGCGCCGCCCGCGCTGATCATGCTGCACCCGCCGTCGGAAACCAGGCCGTCGCTGCCGGAGTGCGCGGCGGCGGCTTCGGGGTGTGTGCTGCTGCCCGGCGTCCCGCATCTGGGACTGGAACACCGCGCCGCGTGGGTCGAGACCGAACTCGACGGCACGGTCACCACCATGGTGAGCCGAGTCGGCGTCGACCCGATCAGCGACCCCGACACCGCGGTGCTGGCCATGCTGCTCGCCGCCTGA
- a CDS encoding DUF1361 domain-containing protein yields the protein MDMLDSVGASLVHVARRDFFWMAWNSVLAWIPVALALLVFRTGRGAGTAARSPFWWAGLALFVLFLPNAPYVVTDLVHLRYDIHAVGDGPVVTTVLPLYTVFIVSGFLAYYLALAEAGRFLDGSGLGRYRLPVTLGLHLSCAVGVFLGRWARLNSWEPVVQPHTTFDRILLALSWSWAPAAIVVLFLVNAVGHFVTKAVAEATVDSTRRVLVRLRPASDAS from the coding sequence ATGGACATGCTCGATTCGGTGGGGGCGAGCCTGGTGCACGTGGCTCGTCGAGATTTCTTCTGGATGGCCTGGAACTCCGTGCTGGCGTGGATTCCGGTGGCCTTGGCGCTGTTGGTGTTTCGCACCGGGCGCGGGGCCGGGACGGCGGCGCGGTCGCCGTTCTGGTGGGCGGGGCTGGCGCTGTTCGTGCTGTTCCTGCCCAACGCGCCGTACGTGGTGACCGATCTGGTGCACCTGCGCTACGACATCCACGCGGTCGGCGACGGGCCGGTGGTGACGACCGTGCTGCCGCTGTACACGGTGTTCATCGTGTCCGGATTCCTGGCCTACTACCTGGCCCTGGCCGAGGCCGGCCGGTTCCTCGACGGCAGCGGGCTCGGCCGTTATCGACTGCCCGTCACGCTGGGCCTGCACCTGTCCTGCGCGGTCGGCGTGTTCCTCGGCCGGTGGGCCCGGCTCAACAGCTGGGAGCCGGTGGTGCAGCCGCACACCACCTTCGACCGCATCCTGCTCGCCCTCAGCTGGTCCTGGGCCCCGGCCGCGATCGTGGTGCTGTTCCTGGTCAACGCCGTCGGCCACTTCGTGACCAAGGCCGTCGCCGAGGCCACCGTCGACAGCACCCGTCGGGTGCTGGTCCGCTTGCGCCCGGCCTCCGACGCTTCCTGA
- a CDS encoding TMEM165/GDT1 family protein — translation MIATILLSFGVLFVAELGDKSQLMALTFALRYRWWIVLSGIAVASVAVNLIAAGVGHFLGAALPTDLIAVCTGVILLAVGLWTLREARAEDDDSEVAAEAATQPPGRAFFVVISAFLLAELGDRTMFATVALSSNHSWLAVWTGSVLGMVAAGALAIAIGITVGKHLPERLIAIGSGLLFLYIGTATLLSALAPSLGRAPELALAAIAPALAAVVLWVLRRTPEPTDENPAPNHLDTHR, via the coding sequence ATGATCGCCACGATATTGCTGAGCTTCGGTGTGCTGTTCGTCGCCGAACTCGGTGACAAGTCGCAGCTGATGGCGCTGACCTTCGCCCTGCGCTACCGCTGGTGGATCGTACTGTCGGGCATCGCCGTCGCGAGCGTCGCGGTGAATCTGATCGCCGCCGGTGTCGGGCATTTCCTCGGCGCCGCGCTGCCCACCGACCTGATCGCGGTCTGCACCGGTGTCATCCTGCTGGCCGTCGGGCTGTGGACGCTGCGTGAGGCCCGCGCCGAGGACGACGATTCCGAGGTGGCGGCCGAGGCCGCGACGCAACCGCCGGGCCGGGCCTTCTTCGTAGTGATCTCCGCCTTCCTGCTCGCCGAACTCGGCGACCGGACCATGTTCGCCACCGTCGCGCTGTCGTCCAACCACAGCTGGCTCGCGGTATGGACCGGATCGGTGCTCGGCATGGTCGCCGCCGGGGCGCTCGCCATCGCGATCGGCATCACCGTCGGCAAGCACCTGCCCGAACGGTTGATCGCCATCGGTTCGGGCCTGCTGTTCCTCTACATCGGCACCGCCACCCTGCTGTCCGCGCTGGCACCGAGCCTGGGCCGCGCCCCCGAACTCGCCCTCGCCGCAATCGCTCCCGCTCTGGCCGCCGTCGTCCTGTGGGTACTCCGCCGCACACCCGAACCCACCGACGAGAACCCCGCCCCGAACCACCTGGACACCCACCGCTGA
- the htpG gene encoding molecular chaperone HtpG, giving the protein MTEHVEQLEFQAETHQLLELMIHSVYSNKDTFLRELISNASDALDKLRLESFRDKDLEVDTSDLHVELEVDRENRILTVRDNGIGMSRAEVVDLIGTLAKSGTAEVRRQLLEAKKSQAEAEELIGQFGIGFYSTFMVADKVTLTTRRAGETTATRWESAAGSSTYTIETLDEAPQGTAVSLHLKPADEEDHLFDYTQEWKLRDIVKKYSDFIAWPIRMQVERTVTEGEGEDKQEKTILEEQTLNSQKALWTRPKSEVSEEEYKEFYKHVSHAWDDPLEIIPLKAEGTFEYQALLFIPSHAPFDLFQRDHQRGVQLYVRRVFIMDNCEELMPEYLRFVKGVVDAQDLSLNVSREILQQDRQIQMIRKRLVRKVLSTIKEMQGAASEETEDKSKYETFWKEFGRVLKEGLLSDFDNRETILQVSSFASTHSDEQPTTLAEYVERMQDGQDSIYYMTGESRQQIENSPHMEAFKAKGLEVLVLTDPVDEMWVGSVPEFDGKKFQSIAKGEVDLESEEEKKASEQLREQQEKDFGDMLKWMRETLRDSVKEVRLSSRLTTSPACVVGDVFDFTPQLERMYRASGQALPETKRILELNPGHPLVTGLRDAYGEHGSDSDKAADLAQTAELLYGTAVLAEGGELKDPAHFAQVLAERLTRSL; this is encoded by the coding sequence GTGACTGAGCACGTCGAACAGCTGGAGTTTCAGGCCGAGACTCATCAGCTCCTGGAACTGATGATCCACTCGGTCTACTCGAACAAGGACACTTTCCTCCGCGAACTGATCTCGAACGCCTCCGACGCGCTGGACAAGCTGCGCTTGGAGTCGTTCCGGGACAAGGATCTCGAGGTCGACACCTCGGACCTGCACGTCGAGCTGGAGGTCGATCGGGAGAACCGGATCCTCACGGTCCGCGACAACGGCATCGGCATGTCGCGCGCCGAGGTGGTGGATCTGATCGGCACTCTGGCCAAATCGGGCACCGCCGAGGTGCGCCGGCAGCTGCTGGAGGCCAAGAAGTCGCAGGCCGAGGCCGAGGAGTTGATCGGCCAGTTCGGCATCGGCTTCTACTCGACCTTCATGGTGGCCGACAAGGTCACCCTGACCACCCGTCGCGCCGGCGAGACGACCGCCACCCGGTGGGAGTCGGCGGCCGGCAGCTCCACCTACACCATCGAAACCCTGGACGAGGCGCCGCAGGGCACCGCGGTGTCGCTGCACCTCAAGCCCGCCGACGAGGAGGACCACCTCTTCGACTACACCCAGGAGTGGAAGCTCCGCGACATCGTCAAGAAGTACTCCGATTTCATCGCCTGGCCGATCCGCATGCAGGTGGAGCGGACCGTCACCGAGGGTGAGGGCGAGGACAAGCAGGAGAAGACGATCCTCGAGGAGCAGACGCTCAACTCGCAGAAGGCGCTGTGGACGCGGCCCAAGAGCGAGGTGTCCGAGGAGGAGTACAAGGAGTTCTACAAGCACGTCTCGCACGCCTGGGACGATCCGCTGGAGATCATCCCGCTCAAGGCCGAGGGCACCTTCGAATATCAAGCGCTGCTGTTCATTCCGTCGCACGCGCCGTTCGACCTGTTCCAGCGCGACCACCAGCGCGGCGTACAGCTGTATGTGCGCCGGGTGTTCATCATGGACAACTGCGAAGAGCTGATGCCGGAGTATCTGCGCTTCGTCAAGGGCGTGGTGGACGCGCAGGATCTGTCGCTGAACGTCTCGCGCGAGATCCTGCAGCAGGACCGGCAGATCCAGATGATCCGCAAGCGACTGGTGCGCAAGGTGCTCTCGACGATCAAGGAGATGCAAGGCGCCGCGTCCGAGGAAACCGAGGACAAGTCCAAGTACGAGACCTTCTGGAAGGAGTTCGGCCGCGTCCTCAAGGAGGGTCTGCTGTCGGACTTCGACAACCGCGAGACCATTCTGCAGGTCTCGTCGTTCGCCTCCACCCACTCCGACGAGCAGCCGACCACGCTCGCCGAGTACGTGGAACGGATGCAGGACGGCCAGGACTCGATCTACTACATGACCGGCGAGTCGCGGCAGCAGATCGAGAACTCACCGCATATGGAGGCATTCAAGGCCAAGGGCCTCGAGGTGCTGGTGCTCACCGATCCGGTCGACGAGATGTGGGTCGGCTCGGTGCCGGAGTTCGACGGCAAGAAGTTCCAGTCCATCGCCAAGGGTGAGGTGGATCTGGAGTCCGAGGAGGAGAAGAAGGCCTCCGAGCAGCTGCGCGAACAGCAGGAGAAGGACTTCGGCGACATGCTGAAGTGGATGCGGGAGACGCTGCGCGACAGCGTCAAGGAGGTGCGGCTGTCGAGCCGGCTGACCACCTCACCGGCGTGCGTCGTGGGTGACGTCTTCGACTTCACCCCGCAGTTGGAGCGCATGTACCGGGCCTCGGGCCAGGCGCTGCCGGAAACCAAGCGCATCCTGGAACTCAATCCGGGTCATCCGCTGGTCACGGGCCTGCGCGACGCGTACGGCGAACACGGGTCGGACTCCGACAAGGCCGCCGATCTCGCCCAGACCGCCGAATTGCTGTACGGCACCGCGGTTCTCGCGGAGGGCGGCGAGTTGAAGGATCCGGCGCACTTCGCCCAGGTGCTGGCCGAGCGGCTGACCCGCTCGCTGTGA
- a CDS encoding SDR family NAD(P)-dependent oxidoreductase translates to MEISGSAAIITGAASGLGAATAARFAGLGATVFGLDLQQSIERAGDSVPPGVTLIPTDVTSNDEVAAAVATVVESGVPPRIVVNCAGVGWAGRILSKNGPHDLELFRTVITVNLLGTFNVMRLAADAIAKTEPVDEYGQRGVVINTASVAAFEGQVGQIAYSASKGGVAGMTIPAARDLAQFGIRVDTIAPGIIDTPMLAGVTEEYRKGLEAGVPFPSRLGRPDEYAQLAQYIVEHDYLNGEVFRMDGALRMAPR, encoded by the coding sequence GTGGAGATTTCGGGATCCGCCGCAATCATCACCGGAGCTGCGTCCGGCCTGGGCGCCGCGACCGCCGCGCGCTTCGCCGGTCTGGGGGCCACCGTATTCGGTCTGGACCTGCAGCAGTCCATCGAGCGCGCCGGCGACAGCGTGCCGCCCGGCGTCACCCTGATTCCGACCGATGTCACCAGCAACGACGAGGTGGCCGCCGCCGTCGCCACGGTGGTCGAGTCCGGCGTACCGCCGCGCATCGTGGTGAACTGCGCCGGCGTCGGCTGGGCCGGCCGGATCCTGTCCAAGAACGGCCCGCACGACCTGGAGCTGTTCCGCACGGTCATCACCGTGAACCTGCTGGGCACCTTCAATGTGATGCGGCTGGCCGCCGACGCCATCGCCAAGACCGAGCCGGTCGACGAGTACGGCCAGCGCGGCGTCGTCATCAACACGGCGTCGGTGGCGGCGTTCGAGGGCCAGGTCGGCCAGATCGCCTATTCGGCGTCCAAGGGCGGCGTGGCCGGCATGACCATTCCGGCCGCCCGCGACCTGGCGCAGTTCGGCATCCGGGTGGACACCATCGCCCCCGGCATCATCGACACTCCGATGCTGGCCGGGGTCACCGAGGAGTACCGCAAGGGTCTGGAGGCGGGCGTGCCCTTCCCGTCGCGGCTGGGCCGCCCCGACGAGTACGCGCAGCTGGCGCAGTACATCGTCGAGCACGACTACCTCAACGGCGAGGTCTTCCGCATGGACGGCGCCCTGCGCATGGCGCCGCGCTGA
- a CDS encoding cold-shock protein — protein MVQGTVKWFNAEKGYGFIAHEGGPDVFVHYSEIEGSGYRGLDEGQQVSFEITQGKKGPQASGVRAL, from the coding sequence ATGGTTCAGGGAACCGTGAAGTGGTTCAACGCGGAGAAGGGCTACGGCTTCATCGCGCACGAGGGTGGCCCGGACGTGTTCGTCCACTACTCGGAGATCGAGGGCAGCGGCTACCGCGGCCTCGATGAGGGCCAGCAGGTGAGCTTCGAGATCACCCAGGGCAAGAAGGGCCCCCAGGCCTCCGGCGTCCGCGCCCTGTAA